One genomic window of Vibrio rhizosphaerae includes the following:
- the glpT gene encoding glycerol-3-phosphate transporter, with translation MFGIFKPQAHIEPLPREQIDGVYTRLRWQLFIGIFVGYAGYYLVRKNFSLAMPFLIEQGFSRGDLGVALAAVSIAYGLSKFLMGSVSDRSNPRYFLSAGLVLSACVMLCFGFMPWATGSITAMFILLFLNGWFQGMGWPACGRTMVHWWSRKERGELVSVWNVAHNVGGGLIGPIFLLGLWLFHDDWRTAFYVPAFFAILVAVLIWVTLRDTPQSCGLPPIEAYKDDYPEDYDQSHEQEMSAKEIFFKYVLTNKLLWSIAVANAFVYLIRYGVLDWAPVYLKEAKDFTVDKSSWAYFLYEWAGIPGTLLCGWISDKVFQGRRAPAGILFMGLVLLAVLVYWLNPAGHPGIDMLALLAIGFLIYGPVMLIGLYALELAPKKAAGTAAGLTGLFGYLGGAVAANAILGYTVDHFGWDGGFIILVGACIAAIICLIYALIGERRVHRDKQEQAFV, from the coding sequence ATGTTTGGAATTTTCAAACCACAGGCTCATATTGAGCCCCTTCCCCGAGAGCAAATTGACGGGGTTTATACCCGATTACGCTGGCAACTGTTCATCGGTATTTTTGTCGGTTATGCGGGTTACTATCTGGTCCGGAAAAATTTTAGTCTGGCCATGCCATTTTTGATTGAACAGGGATTTAGTCGCGGTGATTTAGGTGTTGCGCTGGCGGCGGTTTCGATTGCCTATGGCTTGTCTAAATTTCTCATGGGGAGTGTTTCTGACCGCTCCAACCCGCGTTATTTCCTCAGTGCCGGTTTAGTGCTTTCTGCCTGCGTCATGTTGTGTTTTGGTTTTATGCCTTGGGCAACCGGTAGTATTACCGCAATGTTCATTTTACTGTTTTTGAATGGTTGGTTTCAGGGCATGGGGTGGCCGGCCTGTGGGAGAACCATGGTTCACTGGTGGTCGCGTAAAGAGCGGGGGGAACTCGTCTCCGTATGGAATGTTGCACATAACGTCGGCGGAGGGCTGATTGGACCGATCTTTCTGCTGGGATTATGGCTGTTTCACGACGACTGGCGTACGGCATTTTATGTCCCGGCGTTTTTTGCAATTCTGGTGGCGGTGCTGATCTGGGTAACACTGAGAGATACACCGCAGTCGTGTGGTTTACCTCCGATTGAAGCGTATAAAGACGACTATCCCGAGGACTATGACCAGTCACATGAGCAGGAAATGAGTGCGAAAGAGATCTTCTTCAAATATGTGTTGACTAACAAGCTGTTATGGTCAATTGCGGTTGCGAATGCTTTTGTGTATCTAATTCGCTACGGGGTCCTGGACTGGGCGCCTGTCTACCTGAAAGAAGCCAAAGATTTTACGGTCGATAAATCATCGTGGGCTTATTTTCTGTATGAGTGGGCCGGGATTCCGGGCACCTTATTGTGCGGATGGATTTCCGATAAAGTGTTTCAAGGACGCCGTGCACCTGCCGGTATTTTGTTTATGGGACTGGTGTTACTTGCGGTACTGGTGTACTGGCTGAACCCGGCAGGGCATCCGGGAATCGACATGCTGGCACTGCTTGCAATCGGCTTTCTTATTTACGGGCCGGTCATGTTAATCGGCCTTTATGCATTGGAGCTGGCTCCGAAAAAAGCCGCCGGAACCGCAGCCGGTCTTACCGGTCTGTTCGGCTATCTGGGCGGGGCCGTCGCAGCAAATGCGATTTTAGGATATACCGTGGATCACTTTGGCTGGGATGGTGGATTTATCATTCTGGTCGGGGCATGTATCGCTGCGATTATCTGTCTGATTTACGCATTGATCGGTGAAAGAAGAGTGCATCGTGACAAGCAGGAGCAAGCCTTCGTCTAG
- a CDS encoding NPP1 family protein gives MQKHIRHSGLALSISLLFFNTAYADDFSKLDQALPANIDAYSIAPVFDFDTDGCLPSGGISRTGQQNGGLKPSGGLTSGCRNTNFLNLSNTYHRYACKINGSDQYCGHFYALYFLKDQILNGIQSGHRHDWENVVIWTKNGRVTHGSYSAHGKLTTRAVSELDTNGKHIKFVYHKDGLLTHAFRFSKMGEVAENPYGYFVTPDIISWYTMYGDQVSNDTLRNQLNRYDYGSANVPIRDSSFLSSLNGGKPDSYPQFSASDVVQSR, from the coding sequence ATGCAGAAACACATACGTCACTCTGGTTTAGCACTCTCCATATCTCTGTTATTTTTCAACACCGCTTATGCCGATGATTTTTCTAAACTGGATCAGGCACTCCCTGCAAATATCGATGCCTACTCTATTGCTCCGGTATTTGATTTCGATACGGATGGTTGTCTGCCGAGTGGCGGCATCAGCCGGACCGGCCAGCAAAATGGCGGCTTGAAACCCTCTGGTGGCTTAACCTCTGGTTGTCGCAACACCAACTTCCTCAATTTATCCAATACTTATCATCGCTATGCCTGCAAAATCAATGGCTCAGATCAGTATTGTGGTCACTTCTACGCGTTATATTTCCTCAAAGATCAGATTCTCAACGGTATCCAGAGTGGTCATCGCCATGATTGGGAAAATGTGGTGATCTGGACGAAAAATGGCCGCGTCACACACGGCAGCTACAGCGCTCACGGAAAACTGACGACACGTGCCGTCTCTGAGTTAGATACCAATGGCAAACATATCAAATTCGTTTATCACAAGGACGGTCTCCTGACTCATGCATTCCGGTTCAGTAAGATGGGAGAAGTGGCTGAGAACCCATACGGCTACTTTGTCACGCCGGATATTATCAGTTGGTATACCATGTATGGCGATCAGGTCAGTAACGACACGCTGAGAAACCAACTCAATCGTTATGATTACGGCTCAGCGAATGTGCCGATCAGGGATAGCAGTTTTCTGAGTAGCTTAAATGGCGGCAAGCCCGATAGTTATCCGCAGTTCTCCGCTTCAGATGTCGTTCAGTCACGTTAG
- a CDS encoding DeoR/GlpR family transcriptional regulator, with amino-acid sequence MKQIPRHQKIIELVKKHGYISTDELVTRFHVSPQTIRRDLNELADENKIRRYHGGATVPISSENDSYTTRKSHNYSEKDHIAEALVKHIPNHATLFIDIGTTPEAVARALSRSHKQLRIVTNNLNVASILLSKPDFNVILAGGEVRNRDGGIIGEATLDFIQQFRLDFGILGISGIDFDGSLLDFDYHEVRVKQAIIENSRSVFLAVDHSKFGRNAMVKLGNISQINTLFTDKQPPQEIRSILEANQVSLEVAGQASSQQPETVVPDLSSPLT; translated from the coding sequence GTGAAGCAAATTCCGAGACATCAGAAAATAATAGAACTGGTCAAAAAACATGGTTACATCAGTACCGATGAACTGGTGACACGCTTTCACGTTAGCCCGCAAACGATTCGTCGTGATTTGAATGAGTTGGCTGATGAAAATAAAATCCGTCGTTATCATGGTGGCGCAACCGTACCCATCAGCTCGGAAAATGATTCCTATACAACCCGGAAGTCACATAACTATTCTGAAAAAGATCACATCGCCGAAGCATTGGTGAAGCATATCCCGAATCACGCGACGCTGTTCATTGATATCGGGACAACCCCGGAAGCCGTTGCCCGCGCACTGAGCCGAAGTCATAAGCAGTTGCGAATCGTGACAAACAACCTGAACGTGGCCAGTATTCTGCTCTCAAAGCCGGACTTTAATGTCATTCTGGCCGGTGGGGAAGTGCGTAACCGCGATGGCGGGATTATCGGGGAAGCGACATTGGATTTCATCCAGCAGTTTCGGCTTGATTTCGGTATTCTCGGGATCAGTGGCATTGATTTTGACGGGTCTTTACTGGACTTTGATTACCATGAAGTCCGGGTCAAACAGGCGATTATTGAAAACAGCCGGAGTGTTTTTCTCGCCGTCGATCACTCTAAATTTGGTCGTAATGCGATGGTCAAACTCGGCAATATTTCTCAAATTAATACGCTGTTTACCGATAAACAGCCACCACAGGAAATCCGTTCGATTCTGGAAGCAAACCAAGTGTCCTTAGAAGTGGCCGGTCAGGCATCATCTCAGCAACCCGAGACCGTCGTTCCGGACTTGTCGTCTCCCTTGACCTGA
- a CDS encoding DUF748 domain-containing protein: protein MTHIFAKLWRRFRQLPRLHRISAYLLLGYITYALLLGGITPLILQSQMPKVLSERLGREVQIAHIRINPFLLRARVEGFQIMARDQPGVLASIDHAELMLSFWRSLLHLTPTVDHLWISQPSLHLVRFESAAGQVRFNISDIVERLASQATTTSQPPSVADEAGETTIAAFRSEDIHLSQGQIHFSDQVSGAQLSYHGLDIRLQQFDTQASMARLESEPSHSSTSDQSSASPLPPNRYQLQITGADQGQVQLRGQVQLLPLKVSGELSVQSVTLAPFWPFVADLIPARLTDGVIDFHTRYDLQETRNRLAYTTRQGQLMLQQLVFQASRKPHLKLSRLTLSDIVLDSPAQTLDIGQLKLSGLWADGQLNAQELDLQHLFTPIHNAGAPTSQPSPTPPENQSPAPSSWLVRLHQLRMTGTDLNLKEQQLTSGVYWRIHNLSLSTGEIDSRLSQPIDYQLAFDLASDPHHPPEEVKGHFIAQGIVAPQSLSTQSDIELQRLDLSQFQPYLQPYLNLQLSHGEFSTQGHVQVAPATSGVRYQGTAALNQLMVKDSRNRQPLLKWEAMSIDAIAFEQAAHQLTIHEITLDKPYAKILIDPNRNTNIDHLVTGPQSGEPSETTTTVKSDARTQSKSPSPFQLEIGAIKIRHGSAFFADQSLTPNFATGIESLNGTISRLSSDPENKAQVHLTGKIDQYAPVSIDGEINPLSTPPYLDLAVNFNRVELTSVNPYSGTYAGYYIDKGQLSLGLQYQLEQNQLVGKNHIVIDQLQLGKASHSEQALNLPLKLAIALLQDRHGVIDLGLDISGDLDNPSFSFGSIIMTALTNMIAKAVTAPFSLLAGLVGSDDELNMVQFEPGLATLSTAEQERLKTLATALTDRPKLKVSAKGHVSLTQDSQALKAMKLQQQLSKQSGVDLPADLSASRFPDSGPLVAALNTLFDTELQKQPDAERQMIIQQLQGENPDVTPDPAAVTTRLHIAMYNQLLNAQVVSDDELGSLAQSRVNAVKAFLVNEAGLPPERIFLLDSKTELNGHQPQVKLILSAD, encoded by the coding sequence ATGACTCATATTTTTGCCAAACTCTGGCGTCGCTTCCGGCAACTTCCCCGTCTGCACCGCATCTCAGCCTATTTATTACTCGGTTACATCACTTATGCGCTACTGCTCGGGGGGATCACACCACTGATTCTCCAGTCACAAATGCCGAAAGTACTGAGTGAACGACTAGGGAGAGAGGTTCAGATCGCTCACATCCGTATCAATCCTTTTTTACTGCGAGCGCGGGTTGAAGGTTTTCAGATCATGGCCCGCGATCAACCCGGGGTGCTCGCATCAATCGACCATGCCGAACTGATGTTGAGTTTCTGGCGTAGTCTGTTGCATCTGACGCCAACCGTCGATCACCTCTGGATAAGTCAACCGTCGCTTCATCTTGTGCGGTTCGAGTCGGCCGCAGGGCAAGTCCGTTTTAATATCAGTGATATTGTTGAGCGTCTCGCGTCCCAAGCAACCACAACATCTCAGCCACCGTCAGTCGCAGATGAAGCCGGTGAGACAACGATTGCCGCTTTCCGCAGCGAAGATATTCATCTCTCGCAAGGGCAGATACATTTCTCCGATCAGGTCAGCGGTGCTCAGCTCAGCTACCACGGACTGGATATCCGTTTACAGCAGTTCGATACACAAGCAAGCATGGCGCGACTTGAGTCAGAACCAAGCCACTCATCAACGTCAGACCAATCATCCGCATCCCCCCTGCCACCGAACCGATATCAGCTACAAATCACCGGCGCGGATCAGGGTCAGGTGCAACTGCGTGGTCAGGTACAGCTACTGCCCCTTAAAGTCAGTGGTGAGCTGTCGGTTCAGTCCGTCACACTGGCACCGTTTTGGCCTTTTGTTGCGGACCTAATCCCCGCCCGCTTAACTGACGGTGTCATCGATTTCCACACACGTTATGATCTGCAAGAGACCCGCAACCGGCTCGCTTATACCACCCGACAAGGTCAGCTGATGCTACAGCAGTTGGTTTTTCAGGCCAGTCGTAAGCCGCATCTCAAACTATCCCGATTAACGCTCAGTGACATCGTGTTAGACAGCCCTGCACAGACCCTTGATATCGGGCAACTCAAACTGTCCGGTTTATGGGCAGACGGACAACTCAACGCGCAAGAGCTCGACTTACAACACCTGTTTACCCCGATTCATAACGCCGGTGCCCCAACATCTCAGCCCTCCCCGACACCGCCTGAAAACCAATCGCCGGCACCGTCTTCATGGCTCGTGCGCCTTCATCAGCTCCGGATGACGGGGACCGATTTGAACCTCAAGGAACAACAACTGACCTCCGGGGTTTATTGGCGAATTCATAATCTGTCGCTCTCAACCGGAGAGATTGACAGTCGTCTCAGTCAGCCGATCGATTATCAACTGGCATTCGACCTTGCCTCCGATCCTCACCACCCGCCTGAAGAGGTGAAGGGGCATTTCATTGCTCAGGGGATCGTCGCACCGCAATCACTGAGCACCCAGAGTGATATTGAACTGCAACGGTTGGATCTCAGCCAGTTTCAACCGTATTTACAACCCTACCTGAACTTACAGCTCAGCCACGGGGAATTTTCGACCCAAGGCCATGTTCAGGTCGCCCCGGCGACATCTGGTGTCCGTTATCAGGGGACTGCGGCTCTCAATCAGTTGATGGTCAAAGACTCGCGTAATCGTCAGCCGCTGCTGAAATGGGAGGCGATGTCAATCGATGCGATCGCCTTTGAGCAAGCCGCACATCAACTCACGATTCACGAAATCACGTTAGACAAACCGTATGCAAAAATATTGATCGACCCAAATCGAAATACCAATATTGACCATCTTGTGACTGGGCCTCAGTCCGGGGAGCCTTCTGAAACAACCACCACGGTCAAATCTGACGCCCGGACGCAGTCGAAATCCCCCTCCCCCTTTCAGCTTGAAATCGGTGCCATCAAAATCAGGCATGGTTCGGCTTTTTTTGCCGATCAGTCGCTTACCCCGAATTTCGCAACCGGGATTGAATCTCTGAACGGTACAATCAGTCGACTCTCATCTGACCCGGAGAACAAAGCACAGGTTCATTTAACCGGTAAGATAGACCAATATGCGCCGGTCTCCATCGACGGAGAAATCAACCCACTTTCCACGCCTCCTTATCTCGATTTAGCCGTGAATTTCAATCGTGTTGAACTCACATCGGTTAATCCATACTCCGGGACTTACGCCGGTTACTATATTGATAAAGGACAGCTGTCATTGGGATTACAGTATCAACTCGAACAGAATCAGCTCGTCGGTAAAAACCACATCGTGATCGACCAGCTGCAACTGGGAAAAGCAAGCCATTCCGAGCAAGCCCTTAACTTGCCTTTGAAACTCGCCATTGCACTATTACAGGACCGCCACGGCGTGATTGATCTGGGGCTGGATATATCTGGCGATCTCGATAACCCCAGCTTCAGTTTCGGCAGTATTATTATGACGGCCCTGACCAACATGATCGCGAAAGCCGTCACGGCACCATTTAGTTTACTGGCAGGTTTAGTCGGTAGTGATGATGAACTCAACATGGTTCAGTTTGAGCCCGGTCTGGCAACCTTAAGTACAGCAGAGCAAGAGCGGCTAAAAACGCTGGCAACGGCATTGACCGACCGGCCGAAACTCAAAGTCAGTGCCAAAGGTCATGTATCACTCACGCAAGATAGTCAGGCACTCAAAGCAATGAAGTTGCAACAACAACTCAGCAAACAGAGTGGGGTTGACTTGCCGGCAGATCTCAGTGCCAGTCGCTTTCCGGACAGCGGCCCTTTAGTGGCGGCCTTAAACACGCTGTTTGATACCGAGCTGCAAAAACAACCGGATGCCGAACGACAAATGATTATTCAGCAACTGCAAGGTGAAAATCCGGATGTTACTCCCGATCCGGCCGCGGTCACGACCCGACTCCATATTGCGATGTACAATCAGCTGCTGAATGCTCAAGTGGTGAGTGATGATGAACTGGGTTCTCTGGCTCAAAGCCGGGTCAATGCGGTGAAAGCATTTCTGGTCAATGAGGCCGGGCTGCCTCCGGAACGTATTTTCCTGCTGGATAGTAAAACGGAATTAAATGGTCATCAGCCGCAGGTCAAACTGATTTTAAGTGCCGATTAA
- a CDS encoding putative bifunctional diguanylate cyclase/phosphodiesterase: protein MVIKYIAFANVAVGIFLLIFSIKPTHEIGCTEQASRWKMLITLLFAVILGYLSVLIALVYHPINSDLSAMSLILFGASLFIALLVSRFRNLLNKANRSTQDEQYHSLHDSLTSLANRKYLFRSLQSLVQTKQQFSLLLIDLNNFKQINDGLGHYFGDKFLISVANLLQENTKQYGRLYRMGGDEFALILPGNDEDTILNVVDSIHDALHAPVKVMTYSMKTSASVGITKYPLNGHEVSNLLKQADLAMYDSKKKHKPYTFYHDQLGSDSYKKLKLSIKLSEALKNDVFELHYQPILRSQTQGIAGLEALLRWPQEDGSFIEPGDFIPIAEKSALISVLTQWVIHRAAQDLNVLRAHGFHGSLHINLSAKDFQDDEVVDQLRQLLHAGQIQADDLVFEITESAVFEDIEKAKSVIHKIHALGFRFSIDDFGIGYSSLVILRELPISQIKIDRSFVTEYHQKESNRTIIYALVRLAQDLNLSVVAEGVEVYSVEQALGKIGCHYTQGFLHFPPEPLHHLLYNEQFRNHLEPMLPEQSQP from the coding sequence ATGGTCATTAAATATATCGCCTTCGCGAATGTCGCTGTCGGCATTTTTCTATTGATTTTCAGTATTAAACCCACCCATGAGATAGGTTGCACTGAACAGGCGTCACGCTGGAAAATGCTTATCACGTTGCTCTTTGCCGTTATTCTTGGCTATCTTTCCGTGCTGATAGCACTGGTATACCATCCGATCAATTCCGATCTGTCCGCAATGTCACTGATTCTCTTCGGTGCCAGTCTGTTTATTGCATTGCTGGTTTCACGGTTTCGCAACCTGCTCAACAAAGCCAACCGCTCCACTCAGGATGAACAGTATCATTCTTTGCATGACAGCCTGACTTCACTGGCAAACCGTAAATATTTATTCCGTTCACTCCAGTCACTTGTGCAAACAAAACAGCAGTTTAGTCTGCTGCTGATTGATCTGAATAATTTCAAACAGATCAACGATGGTTTAGGCCACTATTTCGGTGATAAATTTCTGATTTCAGTTGCCAATCTGTTACAGGAAAACACCAAACAGTATGGTCGGTTGTACCGGATGGGAGGCGATGAGTTTGCGCTGATTTTACCCGGTAATGATGAAGACACCATCCTCAATGTGGTGGACTCAATTCATGATGCCCTCCATGCGCCGGTGAAAGTGATGACTTACTCAATGAAGACATCGGCCAGCGTTGGAATCACCAAGTATCCGCTCAATGGTCATGAGGTTTCCAACCTGCTCAAGCAGGCAGATTTGGCCATGTACGACTCGAAGAAAAAGCATAAACCCTATACCTTTTATCATGACCAACTGGGTTCAGATTCTTATAAAAAGCTTAAACTTTCTATCAAATTATCTGAGGCACTCAAAAACGACGTTTTTGAACTGCATTACCAACCGATTCTCCGCAGCCAGACTCAAGGTATTGCCGGTCTCGAAGCTTTATTGCGCTGGCCGCAGGAAGATGGCAGCTTTATCGAACCGGGGGATTTTATTCCCATTGCTGAGAAAAGTGCGCTGATTTCTGTCCTGACACAGTGGGTGATCCATCGGGCCGCTCAGGATTTAAATGTGTTAAGAGCACACGGTTTTCACGGGAGTCTTCACATCAACCTCTCTGCCAAAGACTTTCAGGATGATGAGGTCGTCGATCAATTGCGTCAACTTCTGCATGCCGGGCAGATACAAGCGGATGATTTGGTGTTTGAAATTACCGAGAGTGCCGTCTTTGAAGATATTGAAAAGGCCAAGAGCGTGATTCATAAAATCCATGCACTGGGCTTTCGATTCAGTATTGATGATTTCGGTATCGGTTACTCTTCGCTGGTGATTTTGCGTGAATTACCCATCTCTCAGATTAAGATTGATCGCTCGTTTGTCACGGAGTACCACCAGAAAGAATCTAACCGTACTATTATCTACGCATTGGTCCGGCTGGCACAAGATTTGAACCTGAGTGTTGTAGCAGAAGGGGTGGAAGTTTACAGTGTCGAACAAGCGTTGGGGAAAATCGGCTGCCACTATACACAAGGCTTCCTTCATTTCCCGCCGGAGCCATTACACCATTTGCTCTACAATGAGCAGTTCCGGAACCACCTTGAACCCATGCTTCCGGAACAATCTCAACCCTGA
- a CDS encoding response regulator, giving the protein MKTRVMLLEDDIRASYTLESTINQHPHFQVVAVSESCADAQIQFNAFQPQLVFVDITLPDGNGLALIQQLRQQATDCHFIMTTAERETTTVERAVQLGVIDYLVKPIRMSRIHQALDDYLQYKQKLISASTVDQDDIDQLLRKAPIQPIRQTPKGIDATTLESLKALLYREQLHDFSADDISERMNFSRITARRYLEYLESEGVLRLVLNYNTGGRPRRLYQMIR; this is encoded by the coding sequence ATGAAGACCCGAGTAATGTTGCTTGAGGATGATATTCGAGCCAGCTATACCTTGGAATCAACGATCAACCAACATCCTCATTTTCAGGTCGTTGCGGTCAGTGAAAGCTGTGCGGATGCACAGATCCAGTTCAATGCATTTCAACCCCAGCTGGTGTTTGTTGATATTACGTTGCCTGATGGCAATGGTCTGGCGCTGATTCAGCAACTGCGTCAACAAGCGACCGACTGTCATTTCATCATGACAACGGCTGAGCGTGAAACCACGACTGTCGAAAGAGCGGTCCAGCTCGGGGTGATCGACTATTTAGTCAAACCCATTCGCATGTCGCGAATTCATCAGGCACTGGATGATTATCTGCAATATAAACAGAAGCTGATCAGTGCTTCAACCGTCGATCAGGATGATATTGATCAGTTACTCCGTAAAGCCCCGATTCAGCCGATTCGTCAGACGCCGAAAGGCATTGATGCCACAACACTGGAATCATTGAAAGCCTTACTGTATCGGGAACAGTTACACGATTTTTCCGCAGATGATATCAGTGAACGAATGAATTTCAGCCGAATCACAGCCAGACGTTATTTAGAATATCTTGAATCTGAAGGCGTATTACGGCTTGTCCTCAACTACAATACCGGTGGCCGGCCAAGACGCTTGTATCAGATGATCCGGTAA
- the glpD gene encoding glycerol-3-phosphate dehydrogenase → MDVITPNQENRLLDLIVVGGGINGAGIAADAAGRGLSVGLYEAQDFASATSSSSSKLIHGGLRYLEHYEFRLVAEALAEREVLLRKAPHVARPMRFRLPHRPYLRPAWMIRCGLFLYDHLGKRTTLPASHKVNLAESGLLKPEMKTGFEYSDCWVDDARLVILNILAAQENGAEVSNYCRVERAVRENDIWRVTIHDQQSDTRFERYAKALVNAAGPWVKQFFDEGLSTASPRNIRLVKGSHIVVPRIHHEEQAYILQNKDNRIVFVIPYMDDFSIIGTTDVEYHGDPRQVEIDEQEQDYLIDIVNQHFVRQLSREDIIWSYSGVRPLCDDESSSPQAVTRDYTIELEQTGDQAPLLSVFGGKLTTYRKLGEAALNKLSPYFEQMGKPWTAHVPLPGGSFSCTREQLGESLRASYPWLSEKLALRYAIQFGTYTRKMLSGVNNLEEMGRCFADGVYQREIDYMIACEFVRTSDDFLWRRTKLGLYLNQEAQQAIAEYIATRCTEASVTDLFKVG, encoded by the coding sequence ATGGATGTGATCACACCCAATCAAGAAAATCGTCTGCTGGACTTAATTGTTGTCGGTGGTGGCATTAACGGTGCCGGCATCGCTGCTGATGCTGCCGGACGGGGTTTGTCCGTCGGACTTTATGAAGCGCAAGACTTTGCCTCTGCAACCTCCTCATCCAGTTCTAAACTGATTCACGGGGGATTGCGCTATTTGGAGCATTATGAATTTCGTTTAGTCGCAGAAGCACTGGCCGAGCGAGAAGTCTTGCTCAGAAAAGCCCCTCATGTTGCGCGTCCGATGCGTTTCCGGTTGCCGCACCGCCCTTATTTACGGCCTGCATGGATGATTCGCTGCGGACTGTTTTTATATGATCATCTTGGCAAACGGACCACATTGCCGGCCAGCCATAAGGTCAATTTGGCGGAAAGCGGATTGTTAAAACCTGAAATGAAAACCGGGTTTGAGTATTCGGACTGTTGGGTCGATGATGCGCGTTTAGTGATTTTGAACATTTTGGCGGCACAAGAAAATGGTGCCGAAGTCAGTAATTATTGCCGGGTTGAACGAGCGGTTCGTGAGAATGACATCTGGCGCGTGACGATCCATGATCAGCAATCGGATACACGGTTTGAACGCTATGCGAAAGCGCTTGTTAATGCCGCAGGGCCTTGGGTGAAGCAGTTTTTTGATGAGGGTTTATCTACGGCCTCACCCCGCAATATTCGTTTAGTGAAAGGGTCACATATTGTTGTTCCCCGTATTCATCATGAAGAACAGGCATACATCTTACAAAACAAAGATAACCGAATCGTATTTGTCATTCCGTACATGGATGACTTTTCCATTATCGGGACCACCGATGTCGAATATCATGGCGATCCCCGTCAGGTCGAAATCGATGAGCAAGAGCAGGATTATTTAATCGATATTGTCAATCAGCACTTTGTACGGCAGCTTTCCCGTGAGGATATCATTTGGTCATACAGTGGGGTTCGCCCATTATGTGATGACGAATCAAGTTCACCACAGGCTGTTACCCGGGATTATACGATTGAGCTGGAACAGACCGGCGATCAGGCACCGTTGTTATCGGTGTTTGGCGGCAAACTGACGACGTATCGTAAACTGGGTGAAGCGGCACTGAATAAACTGAGTCCGTATTTTGAACAGATGGGTAAACCGTGGACCGCCCATGTGCCGCTCCCCGGTGGTTCTTTTAGCTGTACCCGGGAACAACTGGGTGAATCACTGCGAGCCAGTTATCCGTGGTTGAGTGAAAAATTAGCGTTGCGTTATGCGATTCAGTTCGGGACCTACACCCGAAAAATGTTATCTGGTGTCAATAACTTAGAAGAGATGGGCCGCTGTTTCGCCGACGGCGTCTATCAACGGGAAATCGACTACATGATTGCCTGTGAATTTGTGAGAACCAGTGATGACTTTTTATGGCGCAGAACAAAGCTGGGTTTATATCTCAATCAGGAAGCGCAGCAGGCCATTGCAGAATATATCGCAACCCGATGTACTGAGGCCTCGGTTACCGACCTGTTTAAAGTCGGGTAA